GCAAAGGCAAAATATCATCTAGCCCGCACCATAATGCCACTGCTGATAGCACTTTGACATCGCCTCCACCCAAAAGGTTAGCAACGAATAGGCCAAACCCAACACCAAGCACCATTCCGGCTACCAGAAGGTGGGAAGCCAATACGACGGCATCCAATTGGGTGAAAAAAGCGGCAGGAAAGAAAAGAAATGCCCCCACAGCAGAAACAAAATTGGGGATTTCAAATGTTCGCAGATCAGAAATAGCAGCAAACACTAGGAGGGAACTAAAGAGAAACAGAAAGATATCGTACATTGCGATTAAATGGTTCCAATCGATATCTGATTTAATTACTTAATTAAATACCTACGACATCCCCGAAAGCGACTCGATTTTTGCACGATCATTAATAATAAAACTTCTATTTTTTCTCTCTAAAATCTTCTCACGCGCCAACTTTCCGATTGCCTCTGCCACTT
The DNA window shown above is from Rhodospirillaceae bacterium and carries:
- a CDS encoding peptidase, coding for MYDIFLFLFSSLLVFAAISDLRTFEIPNFVSAVGAFLFFPAAFFTQLDAVVLASHLLVAGMVLGVGFGLFVANLLGGGDVKVLSAVALWCGLDDILPLLFWVAVAGGILAGMLFFFRLAKIPKWALSSDWLANLHSETGVPYGVAISTGALWVFFRNHLGF